In the genome of Pseudomonas sp. P5_109, one region contains:
- a CDS encoding isochorismatase family protein, which produces MNTVYAANFNGQKPTIDPNDSAMLLIDHQSGLFQIVKDMDVPQLRANAIALAKAATLLKMPVITTASVPQGPNGPLIPEIHEAAPHAQYVARKGEINAWDNPEFHAAVKATGKKTLVIAGTLTSVCLAFPSIAAVHEGYKVFAVVDASGNHSKLATDLTVARLAQAGVVPIDIMATLSELQGSWNRPDAEQWAAVYAQAMPHYQLLIESYLKAQQVANEHEVLDSQR; this is translated from the coding sequence ATGAACACTGTCTACGCGGCCAACTTCAACGGCCAGAAACCGACCATCGACCCCAACGACAGCGCCATGCTGTTGATCGATCACCAGAGCGGACTGTTCCAGATCGTCAAGGACATGGACGTGCCCCAACTGCGCGCCAACGCCATTGCCCTGGCCAAGGCCGCGACCCTGCTGAAAATGCCGGTGATTACCACTGCCTCGGTTCCGCAAGGACCGAACGGGCCGTTGATTCCGGAAATCCACGAAGCCGCACCCCATGCGCAATACGTGGCGCGCAAAGGTGAAATCAACGCCTGGGACAACCCGGAGTTTCACGCGGCGGTCAAGGCCACCGGCAAGAAAACCCTGGTGATCGCCGGCACTTTGACCAGCGTGTGCCTGGCGTTCCCGTCCATCGCCGCCGTGCATGAAGGCTACAAGGTGTTTGCGGTGGTCGACGCCTCCGGCAACCACTCGAAACTGGCCACTGATCTGACCGTCGCCCGCCTGGCCCAGGCCGGAGTGGTGCCGATCGACATCATGGCTACGCTCTCTGAGCTGCAAGGCTCGTGGAACCGCCCGGATGCCGAGCAGTGGGCCGCTGTCTACGCCCAGGCCATGCCGCATTATCAATTGCTGATCGAGAGTTACCTCAAGGCCCAGCAAGTGGCGAACGAACACGAGGTGCTGGACTCCCAGCGCTGA
- a CDS encoding pirin family protein has protein sequence MKNIIGIYTSPRTHWVGDGFPVRTLFSYDNLGKHISPFLLLDHAGPAEFTPTSERRGVGQHPHRGFETVTIVYKGELEHRDSTGSGGKIGPGDVQWMTAASGILHEEFHSEGFAKSGGTLEMVQLWVNLPARDKMADPGYQTILDRDIPSIALKDNAGSLRLIAGEFDGHKGAARTFTPVDVWDIRLNAGKLLTLDLHEGRNTALVVLRGAVQVNGLESVRQGQLALFDRKGDRMTLEASEDAVVLLLSGEPIDEPIVGHGPFVMNTEQEIHQAFADFQSGHFGRMHA, from the coding sequence ATGAAAAACATCATCGGTATCTACACCAGTCCACGGACCCATTGGGTTGGCGACGGCTTTCCGGTTCGCACGCTGTTTTCCTACGACAACCTGGGCAAGCACATCAGCCCGTTCCTGCTGCTGGATCACGCCGGCCCCGCTGAATTCACCCCGACCAGCGAGCGACGTGGCGTTGGTCAGCATCCTCATCGTGGCTTCGAAACCGTGACTATCGTTTACAAGGGCGAACTGGAGCACCGGGACTCCACCGGCAGTGGCGGCAAGATCGGCCCCGGCGATGTGCAATGGATGACCGCTGCCTCGGGGATCCTGCATGAAGAGTTTCACTCCGAGGGCTTCGCCAAGAGCGGCGGCACCCTGGAGATGGTGCAGCTGTGGGTCAACCTGCCGGCCAGGGACAAGATGGCCGACCCCGGCTACCAGACGATCCTCGATCGCGACATCCCGAGCATCGCCTTGAAGGACAACGCCGGCAGCCTGCGCCTGATCGCCGGTGAGTTCGACGGTCACAAGGGCGCGGCGCGCACCTTTACCCCGGTCGACGTGTGGGACATTCGTTTGAATGCCGGCAAGTTGCTCACCCTGGATCTGCATGAAGGGCGCAACACCGCGCTGGTGGTCTTGCGCGGCGCGGTTCAGGTCAATGGCCTGGAATCGGTGCGCCAGGGGCAACTGGCCCTGTTCGATCGCAAGGGCGATCGCATGACTCTCGAAGCCAGCGAAGACGCGGTGGTGCTGTTGCTCAGCGGCGAGCCGATTGACGAGCCAATCGTCGGTCACGGGCCGTTCGTGATGAACACCGAGCAGGAAATCCACCAGGCCTTCGCCGACTTCCAGTCCGGGCACTTCGGCCGGATGCACGCTTAA
- a CDS encoding LysR family transcriptional regulator yields the protein MVEDLNTLYYFTQVVEHHGFAAAGRALDMPKSKLSRRIAELEERLGVRLLHRSSRHCSLTEIGQAYYQRCLAMRVEAESAAELIERNRSEPQGMVRVSCPTALLNSWVGPMLTRYMLKYPLVELFIESTNRRVDLIHEGFDVALRVRFPPLENTDMVMKVLGNSTQSVVGSPSFLSRLSTPASPADLSGLPSLHWGAAQREYQWELFGADGSTAMIRHAPRMVTDDLLALRHAAVAGIGIVHLPSVVVRDEIAAGQLVELVPGWVPKSGVIHAIFPSRRGLLPSVRTLIDFLGEEFSRSDIA from the coding sequence ATGGTGGAAGACCTCAACACCCTCTACTACTTCACCCAAGTGGTGGAACATCACGGTTTTGCCGCGGCCGGCCGGGCACTGGACATGCCAAAGTCCAAACTCAGCCGACGCATTGCCGAACTTGAAGAACGCCTCGGCGTGCGCCTGCTGCACCGCAGCAGCCGGCATTGTTCATTGACGGAAATCGGCCAGGCCTACTACCAGCGCTGCCTGGCCATGCGCGTGGAAGCGGAAAGCGCCGCCGAACTGATCGAGCGCAACCGCTCCGAGCCCCAGGGCATGGTGCGCGTCAGTTGCCCGACAGCGCTGCTCAATTCCTGGGTCGGGCCGATGCTGACCCGCTACATGCTCAAGTACCCGCTGGTGGAATTGTTCATCGAGAGCACCAATCGCCGGGTCGACCTGATTCACGAAGGTTTCGACGTTGCCCTGCGGGTACGTTTTCCGCCGCTGGAAAACACCGACATGGTCATGAAGGTGCTGGGCAATAGCACCCAGAGCGTGGTTGGCAGCCCAAGCTTTTTATCGCGTCTGTCGACACCGGCCTCCCCGGCCGACCTCAGTGGTTTGCCGAGCCTGCACTGGGGCGCGGCACAGCGCGAATATCAGTGGGAACTGTTCGGTGCCGATGGCAGCACGGCAATGATCCGGCATGCGCCGCGCATGGTCACCGATGACCTGCTGGCCCTGCGCCACGCGGCGGTCGCCGGGATCGGCATCGTGCACCTGCCCAGTGTGGTGGTGCGTGATGAGATTGCTGCCGGGCAACTGGTGGAACTGGTGCCGGGTTGGGTACCGAAGAGCGGCGTGATTCATGCGATCTTCCCTTCGCGCCGGGGCTTGCTGCCGTCGGTGCGCACGTTGATCGATTTTCTCGGGGAGGAATTCAGTCGTAGTGATATTGCCTGA
- the dkgB gene encoding 2,5-didehydrogluconate reductase DkgB has translation MSIPAFGLGTFRLQGQVVIDSVSTALALGYRVIDTAQIYENEADVGEAIAASGIAREELFITSKIWVANLAGDRLIESLKESLRRLQIDYLDLTLIHWPSPDDQVPVAQFMGALLEAKRLGLTRQIGVSNFTIDLMQQAIAAIGAEHIATNQIELHPYLQNRNVVAFAQSQGIGITSYMTLAYGEVLKDPLIQQIAERLQVTPAQVTLAWAMQSGYAVIPSSTRRGNLESNLKARELTLSESDMALIATLDRGHRLTSPKGIAPNWD, from the coding sequence ATGTCTATTCCCGCCTTCGGTCTGGGTACGTTTCGCTTGCAAGGCCAGGTGGTCATCGACTCGGTGAGCACCGCCCTGGCGCTCGGCTACCGGGTGATCGATACCGCGCAAATCTACGAGAACGAAGCCGACGTCGGCGAAGCCATCGCAGCCAGCGGCATCGCCCGGGAAGAACTGTTCATCACCAGCAAGATCTGGGTCGCCAACCTGGCGGGTGACCGTCTGATCGAGAGCCTGAAGGAAAGCCTGCGCAGACTGCAAATCGATTACCTGGACCTGACCCTGATCCACTGGCCGTCGCCGGACGATCAAGTGCCCGTCGCGCAATTCATGGGCGCTCTGCTCGAAGCCAAGCGCCTGGGCCTGACCCGACAGATCGGCGTGTCCAACTTCACCATCGACCTGATGCAGCAAGCGATTGCAGCCATCGGTGCCGAGCACATCGCCACCAACCAGATCGAACTGCACCCGTACCTGCAAAACCGCAACGTCGTCGCGTTCGCGCAGAGCCAGGGTATCGGCATCACGTCGTACATGACCCTGGCTTACGGTGAAGTCCTCAAGGACCCGCTCATCCAGCAAATCGCCGAACGTCTGCAAGTGACCCCGGCTCAGGTCACCCTAGCCTGGGCCATGCAATCGGGTTACGCGGTGATCCCGTCTTCCACTCGCCGGGGCAACCTCGAAAGCAACTTGAAGGCTCGCGAGCTGACCTTGAGTGAGAGCGACATGGCCTTGATCGCAACGCTGGATCGCGGCCACCGCTTGACCAGCCCAAAAGGCATCGCACCGAACTGGGATTGA
- a CDS encoding transporter substrate-binding domain-containing protein codes for MNALRRLSGWLLMGLFFWASTVCAQQSLTLLGRSSAEGLSVRLSDTESRWLQQKRRLVLAVSAPDYPPFEFNTAGKVFEGLTADYAGLLEQLLNVVIEVHCFPSRADAVQAIKDGRADLLGTANRFEAEDPQLQMSSAYAVDQPVLVTRTDFPPVVDPTLAGKRLVMLYHYLPEYSVQQFYSKAQVQLFPSTLAAMGAVAFGQADVYLGDAINAHYLISKNYLNNVQLTDFSPMESGRFAFAMTRDNVSLLRIVNKALAAITTNKQQNILRRWGANGVSIPGTQSLQLSVAEQHWLERHPRVKVAINDNIPPISFIDSEGHFRGIGVDLLAKISLRTGLQFDIQSMKSIAEMIASVKSGQVDVLAGIGLSSQREDELLFTRAFLSSPSVLVTRTAADSPRTLDDMAGKTLALTQGNIAGEYIRQHYPLIQPVDAPLSTDAMEMVAQGKAHGSINSLISARYLISRQYRDRLQVTSTVGTDPARSTLATSREATELHSILDKALLSIPPEEIDELTQPWRYDSMVEQSYWLRHRQAIVQAFAVAGVLLLLALAGIVWQRRQIRQRQLLLGQLQEAKDAADDANRAKTTFLATMSHEIRTPMNALIGMLELALKRADEGETDRAAIEVASNAGQQLLDLIGDILDVARIESGHLSLAPERVNLHALVTSVCRVFEGLAMQKNLQWRVELDEHSDCDVMLDPTRFKQVLSNLLSNAIKFTREGQVSLALRARPQAPAHLAVSVQIEDSGIGISAFDQQRLFSPFVQAGNSQQTARQGSGLGLVISRTLCETMGGQLQLDSELGRGTRVDISLVLPALQALPEGEMLQDSAQLTTRALSILVVDDYPANRLLLSRQLSYLGHHVVMAEDGAQGLEQWRGHGFDLVITDCNMPVLSGYELAGAMREQERLQGLSPMLILGFTANAQAEEKARCRAAGMDDCLFKPIRLVDLQAWLAQRFSSAPLVAIDDPGFAEFDLSELERYADSDRELIDQLMLDLALTNREDRVHLLALHASGNRPELQALAHRIKGGALMVRALALVECCEQLEQACNDGRAALIDDAVDQLQQAMTRLEQRLGQD; via the coding sequence ATGAACGCGCTCCGACGATTGTCCGGTTGGCTGCTGATGGGCCTGTTTTTTTGGGCATCGACGGTCTGCGCGCAACAGTCGTTGACCCTGCTGGGGCGTTCGAGTGCCGAGGGTTTGAGCGTCAGGTTGTCGGACACCGAGTCGCGCTGGCTGCAGCAAAAGCGCCGATTGGTGCTGGCTGTCTCTGCACCGGACTATCCACCCTTCGAGTTCAACACGGCGGGCAAGGTGTTCGAAGGCCTGACAGCCGATTACGCCGGATTGCTCGAACAATTGTTGAACGTTGTCATTGAAGTTCATTGTTTTCCGTCGCGGGCCGATGCGGTGCAGGCCATCAAGGACGGGCGGGCAGACCTGTTGGGGACGGCCAATCGGTTTGAAGCCGAAGATCCACAACTACAGATGTCCAGCGCGTATGCGGTCGATCAACCGGTGCTGGTCACGCGGACCGATTTCCCTCCGGTGGTCGACCCGACACTGGCCGGCAAGCGGCTGGTGATGCTGTATCACTACTTGCCCGAATACAGCGTGCAACAGTTCTACTCCAAGGCGCAGGTCCAGCTGTTTCCCTCGACACTGGCGGCGATGGGCGCCGTGGCGTTCGGCCAGGCCGATGTCTATCTGGGCGATGCGATCAATGCTCACTATCTGATCAGCAAGAACTACCTGAACAACGTGCAACTGACGGACTTCTCGCCCATGGAGTCCGGGCGTTTTGCCTTTGCGATGACCCGCGACAACGTTTCGCTATTGCGTATCGTCAACAAGGCGCTGGCGGCCATCACCACCAACAAGCAACAGAACATCCTGCGTCGCTGGGGGGCCAACGGGGTGTCTATCCCGGGCACCCAGTCATTGCAGTTGAGCGTGGCCGAACAACACTGGCTCGAACGCCACCCACGGGTAAAGGTCGCGATCAACGATAACATCCCGCCGATTTCATTTATCGACAGCGAAGGCCACTTTCGCGGCATTGGTGTCGATTTGCTGGCGAAAATCAGTTTGCGCACCGGGCTGCAGTTTGACATCCAGAGCATGAAGTCGATCGCCGAAATGATAGCCAGCGTCAAGAGCGGGCAAGTCGATGTGCTGGCCGGTATCGGCCTCAGTTCCCAGCGTGAAGATGAACTGTTGTTCACCCGCGCGTTTCTGAGCAGCCCTTCGGTGCTGGTGACCCGTACGGCCGCGGACAGCCCCAGGACGCTGGATGACATGGCGGGAAAAACCCTGGCGCTGACCCAGGGCAACATTGCCGGCGAGTACATTCGCCAGCACTATCCGCTGATCCAACCGGTGGATGCACCACTGTCGACGGACGCCATGGAGATGGTCGCCCAGGGCAAGGCCCATGGCAGCATCAACTCGTTGATCAGTGCCCGTTACCTGATTTCCCGGCAGTATCGCGATCGTCTGCAAGTGACCAGTACCGTGGGCACCGATCCTGCCCGAAGCACCCTGGCAACCAGTCGCGAGGCGACTGAACTGCATTCGATTCTGGACAAGGCGCTGTTGAGTATCCCTCCCGAGGAAATTGACGAACTGACCCAACCCTGGCGCTATGACTCGATGGTCGAGCAGAGTTACTGGCTGCGACACCGACAGGCGATCGTGCAGGCGTTCGCGGTGGCGGGTGTCTTGCTGTTGCTCGCGTTGGCCGGGATCGTCTGGCAGCGCCGGCAGATTCGCCAGCGTCAGCTTTTGCTCGGGCAATTGCAGGAAGCCAAGGATGCGGCGGACGACGCCAACCGGGCCAAGACGACGTTCCTGGCCACCATGAGCCATGAAATCCGCACGCCGATGAACGCGTTGATCGGCATGCTCGAACTGGCGCTGAAACGGGCCGATGAAGGGGAGACCGACCGCGCCGCCATCGAGGTGGCGTCCAACGCCGGGCAGCAACTGCTGGATTTGATCGGCGACATTCTGGACGTCGCGCGGATCGAGTCCGGGCATTTGTCGCTGGCGCCGGAACGGGTCAACCTGCACGCGCTGGTGACATCGGTCTGCCGGGTTTTCGAAGGGCTGGCGATGCAGAAGAATCTGCAATGGCGGGTCGAGCTGGACGAACACAGTGACTGCGACGTGATGCTCGATCCCACGCGCTTCAAACAGGTGCTGTCCAATCTGCTGAGCAATGCGATCAAGTTCACCCGTGAAGGTCAGGTGAGCCTGGCATTGCGAGCACGGCCTCAAGCCCCGGCGCACCTCGCTGTCAGCGTACAGATTGAAGACAGCGGCATCGGTATCAGCGCTTTCGACCAGCAACGCCTGTTCAGCCCGTTCGTGCAGGCGGGTAACAGTCAGCAGACCGCCCGGCAAGGCTCCGGCCTGGGCCTGGTGATCAGTCGAACCCTGTGCGAAACGATGGGCGGCCAGTTGCAACTCGACAGTGAGCTTGGACGCGGGACGCGGGTGGACATCAGCCTGGTGCTGCCGGCCCTGCAAGCGTTGCCCGAGGGAGAGATGCTCCAGGACTCGGCGCAGCTCACCACCCGGGCGTTGTCGATTCTGGTGGTCGACGATTATCCGGCCAATCGCCTGTTGCTCTCACGGCAGCTGAGTTACCTGGGCCACCATGTGGTGATGGCTGAAGACGGCGCGCAGGGGCTGGAACAGTGGCGCGGGCACGGGTTCGACCTGGTCATTACCGACTGCAACATGCCGGTGCTCAGTGGTTACGAACTGGCGGGCGCGATGCGTGAGCAGGAGCGGCTGCAGGGACTGTCACCGATGCTGATTCTGGGTTTTACCGCCAACGCGCAGGCCGAGGAGAAAGCCCGGTGTCGGGCGGCGGGCATGGACGATTGCCTGTTCAAACCCATTCGCCTGGTGGATTTGCAGGCCTGGCTGGCCCAGCGGTTCTCCAGCGCTCCTTTGGTGGCAATCGACGATCCTGGCTTCGCCGAGTTTGATTTGAGCGAGCTGGAACGCTATGCGGATTCGGACCGTGAGCTGATCGATCAACTGATGCTCGATCTGGCGTTGACCAACCGCGAGGACCGCGTGCATTTGCTGGCGTTGCACGCCAGCGGCAATCGCCCGGAATTGCAGGCGCTGGCACACCGGATCAAGGGTGGCGCGCTGATGGTGCGAGCACTTGCCCTGGTCGAGTGTTGCGAACAACTGGAGCAGGCGTGCAATGACGGCCGCGCGGCACTGATCGACGATGCCGTCGACCAGTTGCAGCAAGCCATGACCCGTTTGGAACAGCGTCTGGGGCAGGATTGA
- a CDS encoding response regulator transcription factor — protein MKSALIVEDHPVVRSMIKLVLRGEGFTQIYEAARGDEVLSLLREHQPDVLLLDLGLPGVAGLEVMNRIKAENTRCRVVVFTSLEAQFYQDRCMRAGAAAYVSKSKDLDDLKAAVNSVMAGYTYFAQIPSSSVSMGDFQRSEKQLIDSLSNRELTILQYLARGSKNLEIAEIMHLSYKTVSTYKTRLIVKLNVSSSVHLRDFALRNHLI, from the coding sequence ATGAAGTCAGCACTGATTGTGGAAGATCATCCGGTGGTTCGCTCCATGATCAAACTTGTACTCAGGGGCGAAGGATTCACGCAGATTTACGAGGCCGCCCGTGGCGATGAAGTCCTGTCGTTGCTCCGGGAGCATCAACCGGATGTCCTGCTGCTTGATCTGGGTCTTCCGGGGGTGGCGGGGCTGGAGGTGATGAATCGCATCAAGGCCGAAAACACGCGATGTCGCGTGGTGGTGTTCACTTCGCTGGAGGCCCAGTTTTATCAGGACCGCTGCATGCGTGCCGGGGCTGCCGCCTATGTTTCCAAGAGCAAGGACCTGGATGACTTGAAGGCGGCCGTGAATTCGGTGATGGCCGGCTACACCTATTTCGCCCAGATCCCCTCGAGTTCCGTGTCGATGGGGGATTTTCAACGCAGTGAAAAGCAGTTGATCGACAGCCTCTCCAATCGTGAGCTGACCATTCTGCAGTATCTGGCCCGGGGTTCGAAAAACCTGGAAATCGCCGAGATCATGCATCTGAGCTACAAGACCGTCAGTACCTACAAGACCCGGCTCATCGTCAAGCTCAATGTGAGCTCATCGGTGCACTTGAGGGATTTCGCCTTGCGCAATCATTTGATCTGA
- a CDS encoding chemotaxis protein CheY, with product MPNKSLRILIADAQHFNRLRIERLFNQLGYFRVAPVQSLDELLPLVEYGCEPLDLVLVNESMARGALDLFNYFADNPQVHHAFIFNEQQAQSQPVVGKVQFSQAALPDLASITQLMSVVDPRLPFVGTVISVR from the coding sequence TTGCCGAACAAATCCTTGCGCATCCTGATCGCTGATGCACAGCACTTCAACCGCCTGCGGATCGAGCGGCTGTTCAATCAGCTCGGCTATTTCCGGGTGGCGCCGGTGCAGAGCCTCGACGAGCTCCTTCCCCTGGTGGAGTACGGTTGCGAGCCACTGGACCTGGTGCTCGTCAATGAGTCGATGGCCCGCGGAGCGCTGGACCTGTTCAATTACTTTGCCGACAACCCGCAGGTCCATCACGCGTTTATCTTCAATGAACAGCAGGCGCAGTCGCAGCCAGTCGTGGGCAAAGTCCAGTTCAGCCAGGCCGCTCTGCCTGACCTTGCGTCAATTACGCAGTTGATGAGCGTCGTTGATCCTCGGTTACCGTTTGTCGGAACTGTCATTTCTGTCAGGTAG
- a CDS encoding MgtC/SapB family protein: MQAIDNLNLSSLLDTLVSLSAAFILGGLIGFERQYRQRTAGLRTNVLVAVGAAIFVDMANRLAGAEGAVRVVAYVVSGIGFLGAGVIMREEGNVRGLNTAATLWTSAAVGACAGADLLAEALLGTLFVLAANTLLRPIVNNINRQPLDVISAEVTNIVYVIARRTQQKTVLALLEAELARCNYPASDVDVHAFGTDEIEIEATLATTSVDGDELDALVARISTSTLVVQAFWSPSTSE, encoded by the coding sequence ATGCAAGCCATCGACAACCTCAACCTGAGCTCCCTGCTCGATACCCTGGTCAGCCTCAGCGCGGCTTTCATCCTCGGTGGCCTGATCGGTTTCGAGCGCCAGTACCGGCAACGCACTGCCGGCCTGCGCACCAATGTGCTGGTGGCAGTGGGTGCGGCAATTTTCGTCGACATGGCCAACCGTCTCGCCGGTGCCGAAGGCGCCGTGCGGGTCGTAGCCTACGTGGTTTCCGGCATCGGCTTTCTCGGTGCCGGGGTGATCATGCGCGAAGAGGGCAATGTACGCGGCCTCAATACGGCCGCCACGCTCTGGACCTCGGCGGCAGTCGGTGCCTGCGCCGGTGCCGACCTGCTGGCCGAGGCCTTGCTCGGCACGCTGTTCGTGCTCGCGGCCAACACCTTGCTGCGGCCAATCGTCAACAACATCAACCGTCAGCCGCTGGATGTGATTTCGGCGGAAGTCACCAACATCGTCTATGTCATTGCCCGGCGTACGCAGCAGAAAACCGTGCTGGCCCTGCTCGAAGCCGAGCTTGCGCGCTGCAACTATCCGGCCAGCGATGTCGATGTGCACGCCTTCGGCACGGATGAAATTGAAATCGAAGCCACCTTGGCGACTACCTCGGTCGATGGTGATGAGCTGGATGCGCTGGTGGCACGGATTTCGACGTCGACCTTGGTGGTGCAGGCGTTCTGGAGTCCGAGTACTTCGGAGTAA